Proteins co-encoded in one Candidatus Blochmannia sp. SNP genomic window:
- the folA gene encoding type 3 dihydrofolate reductase yields the protein MIISLIVALTTNHVIGKGNVIPWYFPVDIKWFKYHTFHKPVIMGRKTFESIGKKPLLNRLNIVLSRNPTNNYNDVFMVDNPDYALSLVKDTYEVMVIGGGTIYNIFLPYAQRLYLTYINNIIDIDGDSWFPDYDIKEWKSIFNSFYKVNDRFFNYLNFKILERLE from the coding sequence ATGATCATTAGCTTAATTGTTGCATTAACCACCAATCATGTAATTGGAAAAGGAAATGTTATTCCTTGGTATTTTCCTGTAGATATTAAGTGGTTTAAGTATCATACTTTTCATAAGCCAGTTATTATGGGACGTAAAACATTTGAGTCAATAGGTAAAAAACCGCTACTAAATAGATTGAATATTGTTTTAAGTCGTAATCCAACAAATAACTATAATGATGTTTTTATGGTAGATAATCCAGATTATGCTTTATCTTTAGTAAAAGATACATACGAAGTTATGGTAATTGGGGGAGGAACAATATACAATATTTTTTTACCTTATGCTCAACGTTTATATTTAACATATATCAATAATATTATTGATATCGATGGTGATTCTTGGTTTCCTGATTATGATATAAAAGAATGGAAATCTATTTTTAATAGTTTTTACAAAGTAAATGATAGATTTTTTAATTACTTAAATTTTAAAATCCTAGAACGTCTTGAATAA